ACATCGGCATCACTCCTGGAACCAGTGCAGTTGCTCGTGATCCACCAAGCAACGCTGCCAATAAAGTGGCGGTGATGCCACTGGTGCCGAGAATTTTTCCCGGGCGCAGTGCAAGGCTCAAAGTCGATAACGCGAAAGCCCCGATGAGCAGGACATGCAGCCCCAGGCGAAACCAGGCGTTCCCTTCCAATCCGCGCACCTCCGGCATGGTGAACAGCCCAGGAGCGCGAAACGAAATAACCAGCAACAGTCCTGCAATGCCGAACACTAACCCAAGCGCGCCACTTGCCCAGCCAGTGCCGAACCGGCGCAACGCTGGCGGAGCTTCCAATTCCCCGCGCAGCTTGAGCCTGGCTTCGTGAATTTTACTCATCGCAGTTTACGCAACAGCCATCATGGCTGCTCTTTTTTCGGCACCTTTAACTCAAGGTGCAGATCACGCAACTGCTTCGGTTCAACTGGCGCGGGTGAATCGGTCATTAAATCAGTTCCCTTCGCCGTCTTGGGGAACGCAATGACGTCGCGAATGCTCGGCGTGCCACACAGAATGGCGATCAAACGATCGAAACCCAGCGCGATACCACCATGCGGCGGCGCTCCGTAACGGAATGCTTCCAGCATGTAACCAAACCGCGCCTTCACCATCTCTGGCGGAATTTGCAGCACTTCTTCAAAAATGGTCTTCTGCACATCCGGCTGATGAATACGAATGGATCCGCCACCCAGTTCAACGCCGTTCACGACCACATCATAATGTTGGCCACGAACTTTCTTGGGATCGGTCTTCAGCAACGGAATATCATCCGCCACCGGAGCGGTGAATGGATGATGGCTGGAGTACCACCGGTTCTGCTCCTTATCGAAGCTCAACAACGGAAACTCCACCACCCACAGGAAATCAAATCGATCTGCCGGGATGGTTAACTTGCCTTTAGCCTTCTGCACATCCGCGCAGTAAAGGCGAATCTTGCCCAAAATTTCGCAGGCCGTCAGCCATTGGTCCGCCGCAAATAAAATCAAATCTCCTTCTTCAATGCCGAGCTTCTGCGTCAGCGCAACTTTCTCCGCCTCATTGAAGAACTTCACAATCGGCGACTTCCATTCACCCTTCTCGACCTTGATGAATGCGAGGCCTTTCGCTCCGAAGCTCTTGGCATACTCGGTCATGGTCTCAATCTGACCTTGAGTGGCGTCAGCCAGTCCCTTGGCATTGAGGGCTTTGACCACCCCGCCATTGGCGATCGCACCGCTGAACACTTTGAACGTGCTCGCACGAAACTCTTCCGTGAAATCCACCAGTTCCATGCCGATACGGGTATCCGGCTTGTCGATGCCATAACGGTTCAACGCTTCCTCAAAGGAAATGCGCTTGAACGGTGTTGGAATATCCATGTTCAATGCGGTCTTCCAAACGCGCTTCAACAATCCTTCGATCAAGGAATAAATATCTTCGCGATCAATAAACGACATTTCGATATCCACCTGCGTAAACTCAGGCTGACGATCGGCGCGCAAATCCTCATCGCGATAGCACCGCGCGAGTTGAAAATAACGCTCCACGCCGGACACCATTAAAATCTGTTTGAACTGCTGCGGCGATTGCGGCAACGCATAAAAAGTTCCCGGTTCGCGCCTGTTCGGCACGAGGAATTCACGCGCACCTTCGGGTGTCGATTTAAACAACGTCGGTGTTTCCACTTCTAGGAATCCCTGTTCATCCATGAACACGCGGGTCGCCGTCGCCACCTTGCTGCGCAGGCGCAGATTCCGGGCCATCTCCGGACGACGCAGATCAAGATAGCGATACTGCAGACGCAATTCTTCGTTTACCTTGGCGGCCACTTCCGGGTCATCCACCGGGAACGGCAGCACTTCTGCCATGTTCAACACTTCCAGCGCGGTAACACCCACTTCCACTTCGCCCGTGGGAATTTTGGGATTATTCGTTCCCGCAGGCCGCTGGCGGACCTTGCCGGTCACGCTGATCACGCACTCGCTCCGCAGGGAGGCGGCGCGATCAAATAAATCTTTTGGCAAATCCGAGGGATCAAAAACCGTCTGGGTGCGTCCTTCGCGATCCCGAATGTCGATAAAGATAAGTCCCCCCAGGTCGCGGCGGGAATGAACCCAACCCGACAAAGTCACCGTTTGCCCGATATGTGCCGGGCGTAACTCGTTGCAATGATGCGTGCGTTTCATGAATTCACTTTGGCAGCGGCGCTCCACGAGCACCAACCGTCCGTCCCTTTCGCGCCGCGGTTACAAACCGCCGCTACAGAGACGAAAGACTATTTTGGCCGCAAATCCGTCAGAATTCAAAGGGAAATTTAGACGTCCTATCCCCCGGAAGAGCTTCGACCGCCACACTTCTTCATTCCCCTACCCACCCCTCGCCGGTTATGGACTCTTCTCCACCCTTTGCTTTGAGCTATCCTCGTTGTTTACAGGCGGCTTCACAATAAATTCCGCGGTCCGCGCCTGATGGATGGTAAACGTGAGATCAACGGTCTTGGAATCCTTGGGCAAATCCAGGGGCAAAAAGAGTGGTTGATCGTAAGTTTGGAAGAAATAATGGATATTCGCCGCATTAAGCGAGCCACCACTTCCCCACTGCTGTTCGTCGGCATAAAACTTACGCCCCTGGTCATCCGTGGCCCGGACGCTTAACCGTTGACCTGCCGAAAGGTTCGATACGCGCACCGCCACATGGAGCGAAGGACTCTGTATATTGTAAATCGTATAAAACCCGCCTCCCGAGCTGCTTCGTGAATAATAGCCCTTTGTACCGGTTGGCGGACTTGCCTTGATCGGAACGTTATTGGAATAGGCCACGCTGCCAGCACCCGTCAGGGCAATCGCCTCGACTGCTACTCCCTGCAGTTGTTGCGTCGAGACCAGCGCTACAAATTCTCCCGGGGCTGGAACCTTAAGACCTTTCACCACCCAGGTCGCATTAGAAGCATAGCCAGACTCTTCGCTTCCGAAGAATTTTGCCTGCATTTTCCACGCGCTTTCCTTTGAGCAAAGAAAAGCCGTCTTAGGCTCCCACTTTGAAGCGATATTTCCAGAAGCATCAGACCAATTAGCATCCAAAAGCTGCCACGCCTTCGTGGGTTTTCCCCCTTCACTGATCTCAAAAGTCGTTTTGACTTCAGGCATGCCGCCTAAATCCAGGCTCAGAGAATTCCCAAAACTGTCAGCTGGGGTGCTATGAATCCCAGTCAGGGTAAACGCCACTCCGCTAGCCTCTCGTGTCGTCGGCAGCGGTTCCGCCGCCCATTTCTGTGTCTCAATGGGAATTGGAACGGGATTCGGGACCATAAACTCAGCCAGAAACTTTTGGCGCCGGTCATAAACTCTCAACCGGAAAGTCTTCTCATGACGCGGAAACGCCTGGAACGCGAAAAAGCCTGCCGGGTAGCCGTTGCTGATAATGGTACCATCACTTTCCCCTCCCCCTGTCGCCGCAACGAAAATACAACCGTGCTCATCAAGAATCTGGGCAAATCCCAACTGCACATCAGCATAACCTGCAAAACTTCCATCCCTTTTTGTAAACCAGAAATAAAGTGCGTTCTTGTTGGTGTCGTTGAGGTCGCCACTCCACCACCGCGAAGAGCCGGAGTAGGGACTGCTTTTGAAGATCATGTTGGCAAATTTTTTCGGCAGGATTGCCTTTAGCTGCTGTATCAATCCGCCCGGTTTAAACGAATCGCTCTTGCCATAGCTGATCTTTTCCAGTTTTAAAACGGTTCCATCAGCCAGTTTCCGTTCGAAGTTCTGATGTCCCCGCGCAAAGAGAAAAAGGAAAAAACCGCCCAGTAGGACAACCAAGGCAACACCAACCCATATTTTAGAGAGGCGCATACACTCCTGTTCTGCTGTCTTCATCGACAGCTAAAGGATTCAAAATACGAAATACCCAACCAATGACTGGTGCCAGCAACGCTCATTTCCGGACGACAGCCAACACAACGCCATGATGTGTAGTACGATCAACGGATCAATTCAACACAATAAAGCTCCCGCCCATCCCGCAAATATAATTTCCCATCCGCATACGCCGGGTTGCACCAGGTCTTTCCACAGACTTGAACATTGCTGATCTCTTTAAATTCCATGCAATCGGCCGCAAACATCACCAACTGACCGCCATCTGTCAGCGTCAGAATATTTTTATCCATCACAATGAATGCTGCAGAAGCATTCCCCGCCGAAGTGGAAATATAACCTTCTTTTGACCACATCTCCTTGCCAGTCTTAATATCCACACAAATCAGGTTACGTTGCGGTCCCAAACCATAGAGATACTGCCCCGCTGCAACCGGACTGGAAATATTGATCGCAGATTCCTTTTTCCGCCACTGCTCACTTGCCTTGAAACCATCACCTTCTTTGGCGACGTGAATTCCAATCAGTCCCAGTTCATGCGATGACACCACCACCATGTTCTCAAAAATAACCGGAGTCGTGATATGTCGCCCAAAAGTCGTTTTCAACGGCCCACGCCAAAGCAACTTGCCCTCCTTCAATTCCAGCCCAATAACCCCCTCAGCCGTAAAGACGACCAATTGCTTCCGGCCCTCAATCGTAGCCACGATGGGCGCAGCATAAGCCGGCACATCATTTTGGGATTTCCAAATCATCTTGCCTGTCTTCTTCTCAAATCCCACCACCGACGCGCCATTCGTGCTGCCAACCGTGGCGAAAATCAGATCACCATCCACCACCGGAGCGGCGTTGTAACCATGCCGCGTTGCTCCTTGGGCGTTTCCCTTTTCACCGATGAATACGGCCCCAAAATCCCTTGTGAAGCTGGTCTGCCACAGTTGCTTTCCCGAGGACACATCCAAACACTTGAACTCTCCCGTGCAAGATTGGGCATAAACGCGATCTCCATCCACCACGGGCGTGCAACGTGGAGCCGCCGCTGTCTGATTATCCTTGAATAAAGGAGCTATCGGCACCCGCCAAAGTTCTTTCCCACTCCCTGCCTCCAGCGCATGCAAAGTCTCCTGGCCCTCCTGGGCGTCTGAATAAAAAACTTTTCCAGCCGCAATCACCGGCGAGGAAAGCCCATCTCCAACCTTGATTCGCCAGGTGACCTTCGGCTCCTGCGGCAGGCTCACGGGCACAACCTCGCCTGGCGGCACATGGCCAGTGCGCTCCGGCCCGCGCCACTGTGGCCAGTCTGCGGCCAGCGCACTTTGCGCCACCAGTGCCAATAAAACCAATTTGTCGGCGAATCGTTTCATTCAGAAATCTATTCTTTCAGTGTCCGACCTGCGTTCGGTTTAGGTTAACTTCGCTTTGCCCACGCCGGAGGATTATTCAATTGATAAAGCATCTCCCCTGCCTTGGGCACCAATAATACACCTTCAGCTTCGCGGTTCGCGAAATCTTCCATGCGAATCGAGTTCGGATCGCGGTAACCCAAACTGATCTGCTCACACTTCTCACGCGGAATCTGCGTCGCCAGTGTGACTTTTACGCGGCACTTCTCCACTCCATTTTCAAAAGTTCCTATCCCGCGCACGTGCGTCGAATGCGCCAGTACTCCCCAGGGATGATGCTTGAATTTGTCCCATTGCTTCAGGAAGTAATCGCGGCAGTGATAGCCCACCTCTTCAATCACTGTTCCGTGGCTTACACAAACCTCCGTGATATGTGGCGCATAAATGATCAACTCGCCACCATCAGCCACCACCGGTTCCAACTTGTACATGCACTTCCCCGCCGTCCAAATCTCATCATACATCTTTGGTGCACAGGACAACACTGTATGAAATGGCTTCTCCCTGTAGGTGATGTGCAACTCACGCGAAATCTCGCTCGCCTTGTCCCAGGCGCCTTCAGGCGTTCCAGCCACCAAACCTTTCATCTGCTTGCTGGGATCCACCACCATGCAGAAGCATAACTTGTCCACCTTCACCATTGCCCCCGCCCGATCCACCACTTTGCGCACCGGAGTCCATTTGCTCCCAATAATCATCGGATTGGTCACCACTGCTCCAAGCCAATGGAAAAAATTCAAAATCTGTGGACCACCGACACCGGGAAATAAATACTTGTTTCCACCCGAGAACCCCACGACTTCATGCGGAAACACCGGACCAACGATGATGATTTGGTCATAATCATAAACCATCTTGTTGATCTCGACCGGCACCTCCATCGAAAACAAGCCATCGGTCAACTTGCTGATCTCCTCAGCCGTGATGGTTCCAATGTTCTTTAATGCCGCTGGATTGTTCCATTCGTGATTGAAGAAGCGCACTTTTTTGTATTGGCTGCGTCGCTCCTCCAGGCTGATCTCCAATCGTTGGCAAATTGCCTCTTCACTCATCGGCTGGTGAGTCCCCAATGCGATCAAGACATCGATGTTTTTGGCAGGCTCGCCAATTTCCTTGAAGATGGTTTGAAACATCAATCCCACCGGTGCAGTCCGGGTGCCATCCGGCACAATCATCAAAATCTTTTTGTCTTTGTAAGCCTTCGCAGGACATGCTTGGGATACAATCTCAGCGACCTGCTGCGCAGATACTTCGCCGTTGCTGGGAGCAGTTTGTGTAATGGTTGTATGCACAGGATTATCTTAAATGGTTTGAGCTAGAAATCCACCATCGACCCGCAGCTCAGTCCCTGTAACAAAACCACTGGCTTTCGAGCTGGCAAGAAAAACCGCGGCGCCCATGAGTTCCTCGGACTTGCCGAATCGTCCCATCGGGGTATGCCCCAGGATGGAGGCTGCGCGGGCTGTCGGTGTTCCATCGTCGTTGAAAAGCAGCTTGCGGTTCTGTTCTGCCGGGAAAAAACCGGGAGTAATCGCATTCACTCGCACGCCTTTGGGTGCCCATTCACGCGCCAGGAATTGTGTCAGACTTAACACCCCGGCCTTCGAAGCGGAATACGCCACCACCCGTGAAAGCGGAATGCCGGCCGAAACACTCGCAATATTAATAATACTCCCCTTGCCGCGACTGACCATCCCGGGACCAAACTCCTGGCACGGCAGCAAAACACCACCTACCAGATTCAAATCAAAATTGGCGCGCCAATCTTCCAGCGCAATATCTTCAATCTTCCGCTCTCCGGCCACAGTTGTTTTTGGATCATTACCACCGGCGGCATTAACCAGGATTGTGGGAGCACCGAGCGACTGCTGAACTGCCTGATGAGCTTGTTTCAATCCGCCTGCCGACATCGCGTCTGCAGGAAAAAACTTTGCCGTGCCGCCGGAATCCTGAATGCGTTTGACGCAAGCTTCACCTCGGTCTGCGTTGCGTCCCAACACTGCCACATTGGCGCCGGCTTGTCCCAGACCTTCTGCCAACGCGCCACCCAATGCACCGGTCGCACCAATCACCACCGCCACTTCTCCCGTCAAATCGAATAATCTCATAAAGCGTGAATGCCCGAAGTGTGTGGCATACAGGCTTTATGGTGAAGAAAATTATTCCAAAAGGTTGGGCTGACCGCGTAGATGGAAACCCGGGCGGTGCAGATTAAAATACAACGAAGGAAACTTGTTCGGTCAGTCGGCTAGGACGAATGACCGCCATGCAATTAACCAGATACACTGATGGCGTAAGGCATTCCCCTTTAAGGGCTGTTTTTCATGCCTGATAAAATCAACTTATAGTCTCCTGCCTTGGATCACCCGGATCAGAATAACAATAATGGCCAATACCAGCAGCACATGAATAAAACCGCCAACGGTATAGGACGTAACGAGTCCCAGGAGCCAGAGCACGATGAGTATGATTGCAATGGTTTCGAGCATATTTTTTCCTTCTGTATGATTGATTTCAGACCCTTCAGGTTTGAATTTAAATTACGTCGCATCCCTCTCTGCTTCAACGTAGGCGAAATACCCAGCCACGCCGTTAACGTCCAAATATCAATTTTATGGGAATACAAATTCGCTATGGATACTCCCCTTTAATTGAATTAGTCTGCTTGCACGCATGGATAATTTGCCAAAGCCGGATGTGATACTGACTCACGAGAGCGATCTCGATGGACTCGTGGCTGGAGTTTTATTGCAACGTCTCGCCAAAAAACTTTTCGACACCGAAGTTCCTCTCGAAGCCTATCACTACAACATGTGGAAGCAGCGTGAGCTGAAGGAAAAGTGCGCCTGGGTGACTGATTTGAATTTCGAAGCCCGCATTGATCGTCCGAATTGGCTGGTCATCGATCATCATGCCAGCGAAGCCCCGGCAAAACAGGCGCGGCTGATCCATGACTTAACCAAGTCTGCCGGCCTGCTTTGCTACGATCTGTGTCAACAAAACGGGCTGGGCTCTCCCGAACTCGACCGCCTGGTGCATCTCAATAATGTTGCCGATCTCTTCCTGGAAGATGATCCCGATTTCGTCATCGCCGCCGATTACGCCAATCTCGTTAAGGTTTATCAATTCTGGAACCTCCATTCCTTGATCGAAGGCCAGCTGGAACGTCTGCTGAACCATCCCCTCCTTGAAGTAATGGATGTGAAGCGCCGGGTTGAAAATCCTCTCGGGTTCGCCTGGAGCAAAAAGAATGTGACTGAACTCAGTCCCACGGTCGGTTTTGTCGACACCGTCATTGGCAATAATAATTTGATTGTTCACCAACTTTTGGAGGAGAAGGCGACTCCCTTCCCGGTGTTGATCACACTTTTCCGCCGTACGAACGGTTTGATCATCGTCAGCCTGCGCAGCAAGGATGGTGAAGCCATCAAGGTTGCTGAAAAGCTGCAGGGCGGCGGACATGCCAATGCCTGCGGTGCCAGTCTCCCTCGTTCCATAAAGACGATTCCCGACGCCATCACCTATTTGAAACAAATTTTGAATCCTAAAAAGGAAGCCACCCTGAACAGCCTCGAAAACCTGTTCGATTCAGTTTCAATTGGGAACCAATAAGCCCGGCTTTTCCAGGATGCTGTTTTTTCGTCGTTGCCCTTGGCACGAACTCGGCCTACCATGTGCCGCGTTTATATGCCTGAACCGCTACCATCGACGGGTGTCCCTTTAAGAACTGATGGCCGTCTGCCCGGCCAGCTTCGGCCTCTGCGTTTTCAAAACCACATTGCTCCCTATGCCACTGGTTCGACGCTGGTTGAATGGGGCAACACTCGCGTCATCTGCGGAGTAACTGTCGAGGAATCCGTACCGCGATGGATGAAGGAACAAAATGTGATCGGTGGCTGGATTACGGCCGAATACTCCATGCTCCCCTATTCCACGCTGCAAAGAAAACAGCGTGACATTTCCAAGGGCAAAATCGACGGTCGTTCCCAGGAAATTCAACGTTTAATCGGCCGGGCCATGCGCGCGGCCATCGACTTGGAAAAGATCGGTTCCCGCACGATTTGGGTGGATTGTGATGTGCTGCAAGCCGACGGCGGCACTCGCACCGCTGCCATCACCGGCGCTTATGTCGCCCTCTCCCTGGCAGTTCGCAAACTCATGTCGGAAGGCAAGCTCAAGGAAAGCCCGATGCTGCATGCGGTCGCCGCTGTAAGTGTCGGGGTCGTTAATCGGCAACCGCTTTTGGATCTTTGCTATGTTGAAGATGCCGCCGCCGCTGTGGATTTGAATCTCGTAATGAATTCGGTTGGCGAATTCATCGAGTTACAAGGCACCGGTGAAGAGGCCACCTTCAGTGAAACCGAGTTGGCTGCCCTGCTTGCCCTTGGCAAGGCCGGCGTCAAAGAATTACTCGCAGCTCAGCAGGCCGCCCTGGCCTGATTACCAGAATTTCGGATGATTGCTGCAACCAGTCTTTTTCTGCTTCGCCACGCGGAAGTCGAAGCCCGTTATCAACGCATCTTCGGAGGGCGCATCGATATGGACCTCTCACCCCGCGGCCATGAACAGGCCGTGAAACTGGCAAAATACATCGAACACAAGAAGTTTGATGCCGTTTATGCCAGCCCGATGAAGCGTGTGCAGCAAACCATGGCCCCTTTCATTGCTGACACCAAGGCTTCCCCAATTATCATGCCTGGCCTGCGCGAAGTGGATTTTGGCGACTGGACCGGCCTTGGCTGGGAGCAGGTTCGCGAAAAATTCAATATCAGCGCCTTTGAATGGCTCTCACAAATCGACCAGGGAACCATGCCGAATGCAGAAACGGGTCAAACCTTTCGCGCTCGTGTGGAGCCTTGCATTCAACAAATTCTGCAGGATCATCCTGGCCAGAGCGTCGCCATTTTCTGCCATGGCGGAGTCATTCGAATGCTGCTCTCAATCATTCTCGACTTGCCGCTTCGAAACATGTCCTTGTTCGAAATCGAATACGCCAGTCTGACGGAAGTGCAGAAGTCCCCGCATAAGACCGAACTTCAACTTCTGAACTTCACTCCCTGGCGCCATCTCATATGAAAAAACCATCCCTCTGGCAGGTATCCATTACTACGAGTCTGGAAGCTGAGGAAGCCGTGGTGGAATTGTTGGCCCGGGTGTTCGCGCGTGCGTCCGGTGTTTACACGAACGAGGAAACCAAGATCACCATCGCCTCGGTTTACTGTCAGAAACAGGCTGAATGGACTCCCAAAAAGCGGGCTGCGCTGGTCGCGGGTTTAAAACAAATCAAAGCCAGTGGCCTCGACCTCGGTGCTGGAAAAATTTCTGTAAACAAGGTCGCGCGTGAAGATTGGTCTGAATCCTGGAAGCGCCATTTCAAACCCATCGAAATCGGCTCACAACTCCTTGTGAAACCAAGTTGGATCAAACGTCGCCTGAAAAAAAATCAGGCTCTCGTGGTTTTGGATCCGGGGTTGAGCTTTGGAACCGGCAACCATCCCACCACATCATTTTGCCTGCACGAAATCGTAAGGAGTCGAAAGTCCCAACAGGCGCAATCATTTTTGGACATCGGAACCGGCTCTGGAATCCTTTCCATCTCGGCTGTTAAGCTGGGCTACAAACCAGTGGTCGCACTTGATTTCGATCCTGAGGCTGTTCGCGTTGCCAGGGAAAACGCCCTTCTCAATGGTGTGGACAGACAGCTGAGGATCACCCGTAAAGACGTCACCAAGCTTCCTTTGACAGGCAGGGAAAAGTTCGATTTGATCTGCGCCAATCTGATTTCCAACCTCCTCGTGTCCGCGCAAAAGCAAATTCTCAGTTTCCTTAAGCCGGGCGGAACTCTCGTTCTGGCAGGTATTTTAAAGGAAGAATTTCCAAAAATTGAAAAAGCCTTCAAACAAGCCGGACTGAAAAAACTCCGCGACTTGGAAGAGGGTGAATGGCGCTCCGGTTCCTTCACTTTTCCCGCCTAAGTGGCCCCTAAGTGACATCTGGGTTACTTTCCCGTAAATTTTTTCTTATTTTTTGAATCCTTTTTGCGGGAGATAGTCTATATTAGCGAAGACCATTAATCTATGTGTCAATAAGGGAAACAAGGTAGTTGGCACAATACACGCTAGTGTAAGCTTGAGAAAGGAAAGTTGGATATGACGAAAACGTTGGATGTTATCACTGAAGCCATACGTAATAGTAAACACTCCTTCCGCAAAGCAGACAGTCGTCCCAAGAAGGCCCAAAAACACCGCCATGAACGCAGGAAAATCAAGGGATACTTGTACCTGGGTGATTGGCTTACAGAAGAAGCCACCTAGTCTCCAGTAATTGATCAATAATTCGTCACTTCACTGGTGACGTGTTTCGAGCAATAAGGCCAGTAACTCACTGGCACTGGGGGCAAATGCCAAAAAACTCCAGCCTGTGAGTTATGGCCTTAAAGCCGCTTTTGGCGGCAATTCGCTCCTCGAGTTCCCGGGTAAAGCAGTCATCGATTTCCACCACTGCGGCACAACGGCTGCACACAAGATGGTGATGGTGTCCATCATCTCCTTCCGCCAGCAACTCGAACCGCGCTATCCCGTCTCCCAGGTCGAATCTCTTGACCATGTGCATGCTCTCCAGCAAATGCAGTGACCGATAAACTGTCGCGAGATCGCAGTCCCCCTTCAGCTCTGCAAATATCTCCTTATTGGACATCGGATGAGGATGTTGCCTAAGAATCTGTAAAATCGCCTGCCGCGGTCCGGTGATCTTGCGCGACTTGCGCCGGAGTTTGTCGGTCAACTCCGGTAACTCCGCCCGTCCATGTTCATGTGAATGACATTTCATGTCGCCAGTGACTTGAATGCTTTTCCAGTTCTCAATTTACCTGCGATCATCGCCACCACAAATATTCCAACGCAGGTCAGCACAATCGTTGAACCACAGGGAACGTCCAATTGATACGACAATATTGTCCCCCCTACTCCGCCTAGAAGTCCAAAGAGCAGGCTGAAAAGGATTTGCTGGCGCAGGTTCCGACTCAAACTCCGGGCGGACGCCGGTGGAATCACAATCAGTGAAGTGACCAGTATAATTCCCAATAGTCGAATGCTCATGGCTACCGTCAGGGTCAGCACCAGCACGAACAAATAATTCAATCGCTTTACTCGCACTCCACACACATAGGCCATGTCCTCCTGCGCCGAGAGCAAAGTGAGCGAGCTTAGCTGCACAAAAATTCCCGTCCCTACAACTCCCAACAAGACTGCCCCCAGCCAAACATCCTTCCACTCAATCGCCAGGATATCTCCGAACAAATATCGCTCCAGTTCCCCCTGATAGTTTCTGCCATGCAGCAGGCTTAAAATAATAACACCCAATGCCACCGACCCGGAAAGCAGCAACGCCATAATGGTATCGGATAACAACTCTGTGCGTTCCTTCAGCCACATCATGGCCGCAGCCACGAGCAAACTAAATCCCACCATCGGCACGGTTGGCTCGGCAAAGCCCAACCAAAAACCCAGCGCCACGCCCGCCAATGCTGAATGCGATACCGTATCACTGAAGAACGCCATTCGCCTGGCAATGACAAATACCCCGAGCAGCGCACAAAGCGGCCCCAGGCAGAGAGCCGCCAGCAAAGCACGTTGCATGAATGGTTCAGTGAACATGATGATGGTGTTCGTAAGGTGATACGTGAATGCCGTATGCCTGTTTCAACGAATCGGCATTGAGCACCTGCTCTGGCGTGCCTTCGCAGCAGATTACTCCGTTCAATGCGAACACATGCGATGCATGGCGATAAACCATCGATAGATCATGCGACACAAGGATCACGGTCAGGTGATATTGTTT
Above is a genomic segment from Pedosphaera parvula Ellin514 containing:
- a CDS encoding metal ABC transporter permease, coding for MFTEPFMQRALLAALCLGPLCALLGVFVIARRMAFFSDTVSHSALAGVALGFWLGFAEPTVPMVGFSLLVAAAMMWLKERTELLSDTIMALLLSGSVALGVIILSLLHGRNYQGELERYLFGDILAIEWKDVWLGAVLLGVVGTGIFVQLSSLTLLSAQEDMAYVCGVRVKRLNYLFVLVLTLTVAMSIRLLGIILVTSLIVIPPASARSLSRNLRQQILFSLLFGLLGGVGGTILSYQLDVPCGSTIVLTCVGIFVVAMIAGKLRTGKAFKSLAT
- the prmA gene encoding 50S ribosomal protein L11 methyltransferase — encoded protein: MKKPSLWQVSITTSLEAEEAVVELLARVFARASGVYTNEETKITIASVYCQKQAEWTPKKRAALVAGLKQIKASGLDLGAGKISVNKVAREDWSESWKRHFKPIEIGSQLLVKPSWIKRRLKKNQALVVLDPGLSFGTGNHPTTSFCLHEIVRSRKSQQAQSFLDIGTGSGILSISAVKLGYKPVVALDFDPEAVRVARENALLNGVDRQLRITRKDVTKLPLTGREKFDLICANLISNLLVSAQKQILSFLKPGGTLVLAGILKEEFPKIEKAFKQAGLKKLRDLEEGEWRSGSFTFPA
- a CDS encoding histidine phosphatase family protein: MIAATSLFLLRHAEVEARYQRIFGGRIDMDLSPRGHEQAVKLAKYIEHKKFDAVYASPMKRVQQTMAPFIADTKASPIIMPGLREVDFGDWTGLGWEQVREKFNISAFEWLSQIDQGTMPNAETGQTFRARVEPCIQQILQDHPGQSVAIFCHGGVIRMLLSIILDLPLRNMSLFEIEYASLTEVQKSPHKTELQLLNFTPWRHLI
- a CDS encoding Fur family transcriptional regulator, translated to MKCHSHEHGRAELPELTDKLRRKSRKITGPRQAILQILRQHPHPMSNKEIFAELKGDCDLATVYRSLHLLESMHMVKRFDLGDGIARFELLAEGDDGHHHHLVCSRCAAVVEIDDCFTRELEERIAAKSGFKAITHRLEFFGICPQCQ